The DNA region TCATCTCTCTCGGTCAGTGAGCTGACGGTGGCTGGCCTCTGTAATTTGGCCAAACAAGATAACAGAAGTCATGAGTCCAGCTGCTGTTACATCAGACACAGAGTGGCAGTGACAAGGGgtcgcaccctattcccaacatagtgcCCTATTTCCACTAGGGTCGTACCAACTGGTGCCCTATTTCCACTAGGgtcgtaccaaatggcaccctattccctacatagtgccctattTCCACTAGCgtcgtaccaaatggcaccctattcccaacatagtgcactatttccACTAGGGTCGtaccaactggcaccctattccctatatagtgccctatttCCACTAGGGTCGtaccaactggcaccctattccctacatagtgccctattTCCACTAGGGTCGtaccaactggcaccctattcccaacatagtgcCCTATTTCCACTAGCgtcgtaccaaatggcaccctattccctatatagtgccctatttCCACTAGGGTCGtaccaactggcaccctattccctatatagtgcactatttccaCTAGCGTCGtaccaactggcaccctattccctatatagtgcactacttctaccAGGACCGTAGGGTTCTGGTTCTGATCAGTCCACTACTTCCACCAGGACCATAGGGTTCTGGTTCTGATCCGTGTAGGAATAGTGCGCCATTTTGTTTGTTGATGTAGGTCATGGGAACCCACACATGACTCAGCAGTTCCATCAATCAGCTGTCTAGACAGTTATCTATCTAGTTAATAATTGTTGTCAAGAAGCCTGGATAGTTATGTTGTTGTAACTGCGTAGTTCTAGTCTAACAGGGTAGTTTCCTGAGCTCTTATCAAGTCCCTGTGGTCAAACGTTAACCACAGGACAGGACCAGAGCTCTTTATGGACCAGAAcctggacaggacaggaccagAGCTCTTTATGGACCAGAGcctggacaggacaggaccagAGCTCTTTATGGACCAGAGcctggacaggacaggaccagAGCTCTTTATGGACCAGAGcctggacaggacaggaccagAGCTCTTTATGGACCAGAGcctggacaggacaggaccagAGCTCTTTATTGACCAGAGcctggacaggacaggaccagAGCTCTTTATGGACCAGAAcctggacaggacaggaccagAGCTCTTTATGGACCAGAAcctggacaggacaggaccagAGCTCTTTATGGACCAGAGcctggacaggacaggaccagAGCTCTTTATTGACCAGAGcctggacaggacaggaccagAGCTCTTTATGGACCAGAAcctggacaggacaggaccagAGCTCTTTATGGACCAGAAcctggacaggacaggaccagAGCTCTTTATGGACCAGAAcctggacaggacaggaccagAGCTCTTTATGGACCAGAGcctggacaggacaggaccagAGCTCTTTATTGACCAGAGcctggacaggacaggaccagAGCTCTTTATGGACCAGAAcctggacaggacaggaccagAGCTCTTTATGGACCAGAAcctggacaggacaggaccagAGCTCTTTATGGACCAGAAcctggacaggacaggaccagAGGTCTTTATGGACCAGAGcctggacaggacaggaccagAGCTCTTTATGGACCAGATTACCAGATAACCTGACTaaatatagtcctgttggtttaaACATGGCTGTTCCAGTGATAACCTGACTaaatatagtcctgttggtttaaACGTGGCTGTTCCAGTGGTAACCTGACTAAATATAGTCCTGTTGATTTAAACGTGGCTGTTCCAGTGATACCTGACTaaatatagtcctgttggtttaaACATGGCTGTTCCAGTGATAACCTGACTaaatatagtcctgttggtttaaACGTGGCTGTTCCAGTGATAACCTGACTGGCATCGtgtaactgactgtgtgtgtgtgtgtgtgtgtgtgtgtgtgtagatcagcACCAGTCATCATGTCTCATAGCAACGGTACCAGTCACCATGTCAGTCAGGACGTGTGGGAATCTCACAACAAGATGATGCAGGAACCCCTCCGCTCCAACGACCCTgaggtacgggggggggggggggggggggggtattataATGAGGAACCCCTCCGCTCCAACGACCCTgaggtacggggggggggggggtattataATGAGGAACCCCTCCGCTCCAACGACCCTgaggtacggggggggggggtattataATGAGGAACCACTCCGCTCCAACGACCCTGAGGTACGGGGGGGGGGTATTATAATGAGGAACCCCTCCGCTCCAACGACCCTGAGGTACGGGGGGGGGGGTATTATAATGAGGAACCCCTCCGCTCCAACGACCCTgaggtacgggggggggggggtattataATGAGGAACCACTCCGCTCCAACGACCCTgaggtacgggggggggggggtattataATGAGGAACCCCTCCGCTCCAACGACCCTgaggtacggggggggggggggggtattataATGAGGAACCACTCCGCTCCAACGACCCTgaggtacggggggggggggtattataATGAGGAACCACTCCGCTCCAACGACCCTGAGGTACGGGGGGGGGGTATTATAATGAGGAACCCCTCCGCTCCAACGACCCTGAGGTATGGGGGGGGGTATTATAATGAGGAACCACTCCGCTCCAACGACCCTGAGTTACGGGGGGGTAATTATAATGAGGAACCACTCCGCTCCAACGACCCTGAGGTACGGGGGGGGGTATTATAATGAGGAACCCCTCCGCTCCAACGACCCTgaggtacggggggggggggtattataATGAGGAACCACTCCGCCCCAACGACCCTgaggtacggggggggggggtattataATGAGGAACCACTCCGCTCCAACGACCCTGAGGTACGGGGGGGGGGTATTATAATGAGGAACCCCTCCGCTCCAACGACCCTGAGGTACGGGGGGGGGGTATTATAATGAGGAACCCCTCCGCTCCAACGACCCTGAGGTACCGGGGGGGGTATTATAATGAGGAACCCCTCCGCTCCAACGACCCTgaggtacgggggggggggggtattataATGAGGAACCCCTCCGCTCCAACGACCCTGAGGTACGGGGGGGGGGGTATTATAATGAGGAACCCCTCCGCTCCAACGACCCTgaggtacgggggggggggggtattataATGAGGAACCCCTCCGCTCCAACGACCCTGcggtacgggggggggggggtattataATGAGGAACCCCTCCGCTCCAACGACCCTGAGGTACGGGGGGGGGGGTATTATAATGAGGAACCACTCCGCTCCAACGACCCTGAGGTACGGGGGGGGGTATTATAATGAGGAACCACTCCGCTCCAACGACCCTgaggtacggggggggggggtattataATGAGGAACCCCTCCGCTCCAACGACCCTGAGGTACGGGGGGGTATTATAATGAGGAACCACTCCGCTCCAACGACCCTgaggtacggggggggggggtattataATGGGGAACCCCCCCGCTCCAACGACCCGGGGGTACGGGGGGGGGGGTATTATAATGAGGAACCCCTCCGCTCCAACGACCCTgaggtacggggggggggggtattataATGAGGAACCCCTCCGCTCCAACGACCCTgaggtacggggggggggggtattataATGAGGAACCCCTCCGCTCCAACGACCCTGAGGTACgtcacacgtgtgtgtgtttgtgtgtggggggtattataatgaaacggtgtattgtgtaggtgtgtgtattataatgaaacgctgtattgtgtaggtgtgttatAATGAAgcggtgtattgtgtgtgtgtgtgttataatgaaacggtgtgttgtgtaggtgtgtgtattataatgaaacggtgtattgtgtaggtgtgtgtaatataatgaaacggtgtattgtgtgtgtgtgtgtgtgtattataatgaaacggtgtattgtgtaggtgtgtgtgtgtattataatgaaacggtgtattgtgtaggtgtgtattataatttaacggtgtattgtgtaggtgtattataatgaaacggtgtatttgtgtgtgtgtgtgtgtgtgtattataatgaaacggtgtattgtgtaggtgtgtgtgtgtattataatgaaacggtgtattgtgtaggtgtgttatAATGAAgcggtgtattgtgtgtgtgtgttataatgaaacggtgtgttgtgtaggtgtgtgtattataatgaaacggtgtattgtgtgtgtgtgtgtgtgtgtgtgtgtgtgtattataatgaaacggtgtattgtgtaggtgtgtgtgtgtattataatgaaacggtgtattgtgtaggtgtgtattataatttaacggtgtattgtgtaggtgtattataatgaaacggtgtattgtgtaggtgtattataatgaaacggtgtattgtgtaggtgtgtgtattataatgaaacggtgtatttgtgtgtgtgtgtgtgtgtattataatgaaacggtgtattgtgtaggtgtgtgtgtattataatgaaacggtgtattgtgtgggtgtgtattataatgaaacggtgtattgtgtaggtgtgtattataatgaaacggtgtattgtgtaggtgtgtattataatgaaacggtgtattgtgtaggtgtgt from Salmo trutta unplaced genomic scaffold, fSalTru1.1, whole genome shotgun sequence includes:
- the LOC115188907 gene encoding uncharacterized protein LOC115188907, translating into MDQNLDRTGPELFMDQSLDRTGPELFMDQSLDRTGPELFMDQSLDRTGPELFMDQSLDRTGPELFIDQSLDRTGPELFMDQNLDRTGPELFMDQNLDRTGPELFMDQSLDRTGPELFIDQSLDRTGPELFMDQNLDRTGPELFMDQNLDRTGPELFMDQNLDRTGPELFMDQSLDRTGPELFIDQSLDRTGPELFMDQNLDRTGPELFMDQNLDRTGPELFMDQNLDRTGPELFMDQITR